The following are encoded in a window of Caldivirga sp. genomic DNA:
- a CDS encoding ATP-binding protein, giving the protein MKRIRLPFAPGINVDFADRELALRRVEEWANKGTYPVQVVYGPEGCGKTAWLRQSVELLRELGFDVIYINPTESGARVELSVVDLRERLLALVREATEQGTWGRVAWAIIDIARSAIDARVRKLAIIVDDVFQTIGLDKAALYVKGLLGILEHPPAEYERVITIVATSEGVSLREVGRHNWAEFKPIWNMPREGFKQLYDQIPGGKPPFEDMWQVTGGNPRTLLRLYKNNWNMENTVKELIREKDITPQFTAKWRTWLEKAVEDPDTLWNPDAPEELINELIRMNLILHNLHDRDPWFWVDQPPPEKDLELGIGKYVAWQTPLHREAVRKALESLKADGPSP; this is encoded by the coding sequence GTGAAGAGAATTAGACTACCCTTTGCACCTGGCATAAACGTCGACTTTGCTGATAGGGAATTGGCCCTTAGGCGTGTTGAGGAATGGGCTAATAAGGGTACATACCCTGTGCAGGTCGTCTATGGTCCTGAGGGTTGCGGTAAGACTGCTTGGCTTAGGCAGTCAGTCGAATTACTTAGGGAGCTTGGCTTTGACGTGATCTACATTAACCCCACGGAGAGTGGAGCCAGGGTGGAGCTTAGTGTTGTAGACCTACGTGAGAGACTCCTAGCCTTAGTACGTGAGGCCACGGAACAAGGCACTTGGGGTAGGGTTGCCTGGGCCATTATTGACATTGCCAGGTCGGCAATTGATGCTAGAGTCCGTAAACTAGCCATCATAGTGGACGATGTTTTCCAAACGATTGGCCTAGATAAGGCGGCATTGTACGTTAAGGGTCTCCTCGGCATACTAGAACATCCACCAGCCGAATACGAGAGGGTGATAACAATAGTGGCGACTAGTGAGGGAGTGAGCCTACGCGAGGTAGGGCGCCATAACTGGGCTGAATTCAAACCAATCTGGAACATGCCTAGGGAGGGCTTTAAGCAACTCTATGATCAAATACCAGGCGGCAAACCGCCGTTCGAGGATATGTGGCAAGTAACCGGCGGAAACCCAAGAACACTCCTCAGACTATACAAAAACAACTGGAACATGGAAAACACAGTAAAGGAGTTAATCAGGGAGAAGGACATAACACCACAATTCACCGCCAAGTGGAGAACCTGGCTCGAGAAGGCCGTTGAGGACCCAGACACCCTATGGAATCCCGATGCACCCGAGGAATTAATCAATGAACTCATTAGAATGAACCTAATACTCCACAACCTCCACGACAGAGACCCATGGTTCTGGGTCGACCAACCACCACCGGAGAAGGACCTAGAACTTGGTATTGGTAAGTACGTGGCATGGCAAACACCACTACACAGGGAAGCCGTCAGGAAGGCGCTAGAGAGCCTA
- a CDS encoding PaREP1 family protein: MKKVVPRILTSRVKALTQTLKEVRHSELSTWLSTALELHDYQCNWPDPDMVLSNYRNEEETAKDIVLLIGELVRHVEKLKARVRWGSNTLEGLRNLGKWQGLVPPIGECSEEN, translated from the coding sequence ATGAAGAAGGTAGTGCCTAGGATTCTAACAAGTAGAGTAAAGGCATTAACACAAACGCTTAAAGAGGTTAGACACAGTGAATTATCAACATGGTTGAGCACAGCCCTAGAACTCCACGATTATCAATGTAATTGGCCAGACCCAGATATGGTACTATCAAACTATAGAAACGAAGAAGAGACAGCTAAGGATATTGTTTTGCTCATTGGTGAGTTGGTTAGGCATGTTGAGAAGTTGAAGGCTAGGGTTAGGTGGGGTAGCAATACCCTTGAGGGGCTGAGGAACTTAGGTAAGTGGCAAGGGTTAGTTCCGCCAATAGGTGAATGCAGTGAAGAGAATTAG